A portion of the Paenibacillus marchantiae genome contains these proteins:
- a CDS encoding Ig-like domain-containing protein, protein MKKQHLRVYSGFKLGLFLLICMVTIGIAVPGKAEAAGSISLDAPAGGYVSDGGLVEIGGSYTDLYDIRLFVDGTAQFEVVLNDPDGDDSGTWSYMLDTSAYNGTVELVVRGLDTSTRYGVWGAPAILTVNNPAGAVPVVTITGPSEGVSLSGQVEISVETSSPLPIMLVEVRVNRGPWEEAVQQGPAYVYTWDTAGLGDRTVSLEARAASAPERYGYSPTVYAQVGTGTHESAVPLPVQERAMWIWEPESYKLLLNPGSRQVLESFITDTQTFGQTPVQTLYLAVGGYAGYDALEAQEVELRSFVSWAHSKNLQVHALIAGGTTPAYMGAYEKYHHHAVQEMEQVINYNLAAGDTEKFDGINVDIEPYISPDFKDPSHFLQKEYLDGLQKMIDRRDTAGIWLPFGPAVPKWYDTSDQAANISWNGSSKWLSEHVQDISDYISIMDYRDTADGSAGIIAGAAGELAYADQIGKPNSVVIGVETLDIANSGDPETITFWEEGRIHMEAELDKVYAAYGQSSAFGGIAVHHYDSYRALPSYWGPGGVVWTAPDDQEAPSALSGVPSIEATDYQTVHLNYGMASDNMEVERYVIYRSTVQGFTPVAADIVGLARALNYQDKGLLPDTTYYYRIAARDLRGNIGPLTDEVSATTGSTPLKPLIVTDMNLVYGGSGVSVTLKVRDYDTGAVLAGAKVEGRFTYSAGRYTSGTTGVDGSVTLVSEAVGPGRQVGFEPRRIRYNGYYYAVGHDSPHTTLLMLNVSN, encoded by the coding sequence ATGAAAAAGCAGCATCTGCGTGTGTACTCCGGATTCAAACTGGGATTGTTTCTGTTGATCTGTATGGTGACGATTGGAATAGCTGTCCCTGGCAAGGCAGAAGCGGCGGGTTCAATTTCACTGGACGCGCCTGCGGGTGGTTATGTGTCGGATGGAGGGCTGGTGGAAATTGGGGGCAGTTATACCGACCTGTATGACATTCGACTGTTTGTGGACGGAACGGCTCAATTCGAAGTGGTATTAAATGATCCAGATGGGGATGACAGCGGCACATGGTCTTATATGCTGGATACCTCAGCCTATAACGGGACTGTGGAACTGGTGGTTCGTGGACTGGATACGTCCACCCGTTACGGGGTATGGGGAGCGCCTGCCATCCTTACCGTTAATAACCCGGCAGGTGCTGTTCCTGTAGTAACCATCACGGGACCATCTGAGGGCGTTTCTCTTAGCGGCCAGGTGGAGATCTCTGTCGAGACCAGCTCTCCACTTCCGATCATGCTGGTAGAGGTTCGGGTGAACCGCGGGCCATGGGAGGAAGCTGTTCAGCAAGGCCCTGCATATGTATACACCTGGGACACGGCGGGTCTTGGCGATCGCACGGTCAGTCTGGAGGCCAGAGCGGCCAGTGCACCGGAGCGTTACGGTTATAGCCCAACGGTGTATGCTCAGGTTGGAACCGGGACGCATGAGTCTGCCGTTCCTCTTCCTGTACAGGAGCGGGCCATGTGGATCTGGGAACCGGAGAGTTATAAGCTGCTGCTGAACCCTGGATCGCGCCAGGTGCTGGAGTCATTCATCACCGATACGCAGACATTTGGCCAAACACCAGTCCAGACGCTTTATCTTGCAGTAGGCGGTTATGCCGGATACGATGCACTGGAAGCCCAGGAAGTGGAGTTGCGCTCTTTCGTGAGTTGGGCGCACAGCAAAAATTTGCAGGTGCATGCGTTAATTGCAGGCGGCACTACACCGGCCTATATGGGCGCTTACGAGAAATATCACCATCATGCTGTGCAGGAAATGGAGCAGGTGATCAATTACAATCTTGCAGCGGGGGATACGGAGAAGTTTGACGGCATCAATGTGGATATTGAGCCTTATATCTCTCCCGACTTTAAAGACCCAAGTCATTTCCTGCAGAAGGAATACCTGGATGGCCTGCAAAAGATGATTGATCGCCGGGATACCGCAGGTATTTGGCTTCCGTTCGGTCCTGCTGTGCCCAAGTGGTATGACACTTCGGATCAAGCAGCGAATATTTCATGGAATGGCTCCAGCAAATGGCTTTCTGAGCATGTTCAGGATATATCAGACTATATCTCCATTATGGATTACCGGGATACGGCGGATGGCTCCGCTGGCATTATTGCCGGGGCTGCTGGAGAGCTGGCTTACGCGGATCAGATCGGCAAGCCGAATTCCGTGGTGATTGGTGTGGAAACGCTGGATATCGCCAATAGCGGAGACCCGGAGACCATTACCTTCTGGGAGGAGGGGCGTATCCACATGGAAGCCGAGCTGGATAAGGTATATGCAGCTTACGGGCAGAGCAGCGCCTTTGGCGGTATTGCCGTCCATCACTATGATTCCTACCGGGCACTTCCTTCTTATTGGGGGCCGGGCGGTGTAGTTTGGACAGCGCCGGATGATCAGGAAGCTCCTTCCGCCCTTTCAGGGGTTCCTTCCATTGAGGCGACTGATTATCAGACTGTACATCTGAATTATGGAATGGCTTCGGATAACATGGAAGTGGAACGCTATGTGATATACCGAAGTACCGTGCAGGGGTTCACGCCTGTCGCTGCGGATATCGTTGGACTCGCCCGCGCCCTGAATTACCAGGACAAGGGACTGCTACCGGATACGACATACTATTATCGTATTGCGGCGCGTGATCTACGTGGCAATATCGGGCCTCTCACCGATGAAGTGTCGGCGACCACTGGTAGCACCCCATTGAAGCCACTGATTGTAACGGACATGAATCTGGTCTATGGGGGATCAGGGGTATCTGTCACTCTGAAGGTCAGAGATTATGATACAGGCGCGGTACTTGCGGGGGCGAAAGTCGAGGGGAGATTTACTTATTCTGCGGGGCGTTACACCAGCGGGACAACCGGAGTGGATGGGAGCGTGACGCTTGTCTCGGAAGCGGTGGGACCGGGCAGACAGGTTGGTTTTGAACCTCGCAGAATCCGTTATAACGGCTATTACTACGCAGTAGGTCATGATTCGCCGCATACAACGCTGCTGATGTTGAATGTCAGCAACTGA
- a CDS encoding carbohydrate ABC transporter permease, whose protein sequence is MNSLRFSWFNVVASLILLFVVVVTLYPFLHMLAVSLSSNVNVIQNNISFWPKGFNLSMYKLVLGDPQIWTAYRNTIIYTVLGTLISLVVTSTGAYALSRKDMALRNSFTVLIVITMFFSGGMIPTFLVVRSLNLVDTVWGMVLPGAVSTWNLILMRTFFSGIPKELEESGRMDGLNDIGIFIRIIVPLSKASFATIALFYAVGMWNNFIFPLLYLRSPDLFPLQVLLRNLVLAGSASSGDVTSIGGDNLVVEESLKYATIMVSTLPILVIYPFVQKYFVKGAMVGAVKG, encoded by the coding sequence GTGAACTCACTCCGATTTTCCTGGTTTAACGTTGTGGCATCGCTGATTCTCCTGTTCGTTGTGGTAGTCACACTCTATCCGTTCCTTCATATGCTGGCGGTTTCCCTCAGCAGCAACGTAAACGTCATCCAAAACAATATTTCCTTCTGGCCCAAGGGCTTTAATCTGAGCATGTACAAATTGGTGCTGGGCGATCCGCAAATCTGGACGGCTTACCGAAATACGATCATTTACACCGTGCTTGGCACACTGATCTCACTGGTGGTCACCTCCACCGGAGCCTACGCTTTGTCCAGAAAAGACATGGCACTGCGTAATAGTTTCACGGTCTTGATTGTAATTACGATGTTCTTCAGCGGCGGGATGATTCCGACCTTCCTGGTGGTCCGTTCTCTGAATCTGGTGGATACCGTATGGGGCATGGTTCTCCCGGGTGCAGTTAGCACCTGGAACCTCATTCTGATGCGCACGTTCTTCTCAGGCATCCCCAAAGAGCTGGAGGAATCGGGACGGATGGACGGTTTGAACGATATTGGAATCTTCATCCGTATTATTGTACCGCTGTCCAAGGCATCCTTTGCCACGATTGCCCTGTTCTATGCCGTGGGTATGTGGAACAACTTTATCTTTCCGCTGCTCTATCTACGGTCTCCCGATTTGTTTCCGCTCCAGGTGCTGCTGCGTAATCTCGTGTTGGCCGGCAGCGCAAGCTCAGGCGACGTAACATCCATTGGGGGTGATAACTTGGTGGTTGAGGAATCGCTTAAGTATGCGACCATTATGGTCTCAACGCTGCCAATTCTGGTCATCTATCCGTTCGTACAGAAGTATTTCGTCAAGGGAGCCATGGTTGGTGCTGTCAAAGGTTAA
- a CDS encoding ABC transporter permease has product MADASVTQRTLQKEAHRPPRRKSRLIRTWNRNKALWLLFLPCLLYYLIFRYAPMFGLVITFKDYNLFKGIWASDWVGFKYYRMFLENPDFWPLMKNTFLLGLYKLVFGFPAPILLAILLNEVRRAAFKRFVQTVSYLPHFISNVIVASMVIMFLSPTGGLINNLLAGIGIGPINFMNEPGLFRGIYVLSEIWQHIGWETIIYLAALTAIDPQLYEAADMDGASRLRKIWHVTLPGISPAIVITLILNIGKVLEIGFEKVFLMQNPAIYDTADIISTYVYRVGMVQGNFSYGASIDLFMGVISLIFIYTANWLSRRLSETSLW; this is encoded by the coding sequence ATGGCTGATGCTAGCGTAACGCAACGCACACTGCAAAAGGAAGCGCACCGGCCGCCTCGGCGGAAGTCGCGTTTGATCAGAACCTGGAACAGGAACAAGGCGCTATGGCTGCTATTCCTGCCATGCCTCCTGTATTATTTGATCTTCCGCTATGCGCCGATGTTTGGTCTGGTCATCACGTTCAAGGATTACAATCTGTTTAAAGGAATTTGGGCGAGTGATTGGGTGGGATTCAAATATTACCGGATGTTTCTGGAGAATCCCGATTTTTGGCCGCTGATGAAGAATACGTTTCTGCTGGGACTGTATAAGCTGGTGTTCGGCTTTCCAGCCCCAATCTTGCTGGCCATTCTGCTGAATGAGGTGCGAAGGGCAGCATTCAAGCGTTTTGTACAGACGGTCAGCTATCTGCCGCATTTCATCTCAAATGTAATTGTGGCGAGTATGGTGATTATGTTTCTGTCCCCAACCGGAGGACTGATTAACAATTTGCTGGCAGGTATCGGCATTGGACCGATTAATTTCATGAATGAGCCGGGGCTGTTCCGGGGCATCTATGTCCTGTCAGAAATCTGGCAGCATATCGGCTGGGAGACCATTATTTATCTGGCCGCGCTGACGGCCATCGATCCGCAATTGTATGAAGCCGCGGATATGGACGGAGCAAGCCGATTGCGCAAAATCTGGCATGTTACACTGCCCGGTATATCTCCCGCGATCGTCATTACATTGATTCTAAATATCGGCAAAGTGCTGGAGATCGGATTCGAGAAAGTCTTCCTGATGCAGAATCCGGCGATCTACGATACGGCGGATATTATCAGCACGTATGTCTACAGGGTAGGCATGGTACAGGGGAATTTCAGCTATGGTGCGTCCATTGATTTGTTCATGGGTGTCATCAGTCTGATATTCATCTATACGGCCAACTGGCTCAGCCGCCGATTAAGTGAGACCAGTCTATGGTAG
- a CDS encoding extracellular solute-binding protein, with product MGKWKSVILPLLIAVTMVAGCSGGNGAAPQTDTKGNSTGITGNSTGAGKTFTALLDNNATFPYSKSWPIWSWLKEKTGVTLEVQTPSGKLDESLNLAIASKTLPDLMYMPNRKDSNKFGQQGALVDLMEYMDNMPNLKAWMKQYPEEAKAALSADGKMYMFPNQGFGETNRMIWMYRKDVFDKEGIQVPTTYEELHAALKTLKEKYPDSYPLSIRYGQIPDEMNANMTVNYGTGEGAYYDFDQKEWRYGPTEDNYKAMVGMWKSFYDEGLVPPDFLSLQTKQWQDMVSTGKSFVTIDYISRIDFFNNAMQPENPEFNIQFLAPPAGISGGKQLNPYFHYMEGGLTVASTSKNIDDVMKYMDFFYSEEGRTLSSWGVEGETFIKEGDTIKFKPEYNDVIEMRKQTGLQTSGTYTWIDFNAHLSLFSDDLKHAYEEAVKYDPPAMQPRPAFTEVENEVISITGQAIKKHRDESFAKFVTGSRSLADWEKYVEEINNLGVDKLLNTYKEAYDRVQNVQLSAK from the coding sequence ATGGGCAAATGGAAATCGGTAATACTTCCCCTGCTGATTGCAGTAACGATGGTGGCAGGGTGCAGCGGCGGCAATGGTGCCGCCCCCCAAACAGATACCAAGGGGAACAGTACCGGAATAACCGGTAACTCCACTGGGGCGGGAAAGACCTTTACGGCCCTGCTGGACAACAATGCCACTTTTCCTTATTCCAAGAGCTGGCCCATTTGGAGCTGGTTGAAGGAAAAGACCGGTGTCACGCTGGAAGTGCAGACCCCTTCCGGCAAGCTGGATGAGAGCCTGAACCTGGCGATTGCCTCCAAAACGCTGCCTGATCTGATGTATATGCCCAATCGCAAGGATTCGAACAAGTTTGGTCAGCAGGGCGCACTGGTGGATCTGATGGAGTATATGGACAATATGCCGAATCTGAAGGCATGGATGAAGCAGTATCCCGAGGAGGCGAAGGCTGCCCTGTCCGCCGACGGTAAAATGTATATGTTCCCCAATCAGGGTTTCGGCGAGACGAATCGTATGATCTGGATGTACCGCAAGGATGTTTTTGACAAGGAAGGCATTCAGGTTCCAACAACTTATGAAGAGTTGCATGCGGCGCTGAAGACGTTGAAGGAGAAATACCCGGACAGTTATCCGCTCTCGATCCGCTACGGTCAGATCCCGGATGAGATGAATGCCAATATGACGGTGAACTACGGAACGGGTGAGGGTGCCTACTATGATTTTGACCAGAAGGAATGGCGTTATGGACCGACTGAAGACAACTACAAGGCCATGGTAGGGATGTGGAAAAGTTTTTATGATGAAGGGTTGGTCCCGCCCGATTTCTTATCATTGCAAACCAAACAGTGGCAGGATATGGTCTCGACTGGAAAATCATTTGTAACCATTGATTATATCAGCCGGATTGACTTTTTCAATAATGCCATGCAGCCGGAGAATCCGGAGTTCAACATACAGTTTCTGGCCCCTCCGGCAGGCATTTCAGGCGGCAAACAGCTGAATCCGTATTTTCATTATATGGAAGGCGGATTGACGGTGGCCTCGACCTCCAAGAACATTGATGATGTGATGAAGTACATGGACTTTTTCTATTCTGAGGAAGGACGTACGCTGAGCAGCTGGGGTGTAGAGGGAGAGACCTTTATAAAGGAAGGCGATACGATCAAGTTCAAGCCGGAGTATAACGATGTCATTGAAATGCGCAAGCAGACAGGGCTTCAGACCAGCGGGACCTATACCTGGATTGATTTCAACGCGCACTTGTCGCTGTTCTCGGACGATCTGAAGCATGCCTATGAAGAAGCGGTCAAATATGATCCTCCCGCAATGCAGCCAAGACCTGCTTTTACAGAAGTGGAAAATGAGGTCATATCCATTACCGGTCAGGCGATCAAGAAGCACCGTGACGAGAGCTTTGCCAAATTTGTTACGGGTTCACGGAGTCTGGCAGATTGGGAGAAGTATGTAGAGGAAATCAACAATCTTGGGGTAGATAAGCTGCTGAACACCTATAAAGAAGCGTATGACCGTGTTCAGAATGTCCAGCTGAGCGCGAAATGA